The proteins below come from a single Ailuropoda melanoleuca isolate Jingjing unplaced genomic scaffold, ASM200744v2 unplaced-scaffold66568, whole genome shotgun sequence genomic window:
- the LOC100484085 gene encoding barrier-to-autointegration factor encodes MTTSQKHRDFVAEPMGEKPVGSLAGIGEVLGKKLEERGFDKAYVVLGQFLVLKKDEDLFREWLKDTCGANAKQSRDCFGCLREWCDAFL; translated from the exons ATGACAACCTCCCAGAAGCACCGGGACTTCGTGGCAGAGCCCATGGGGGAAAAgccagtggggagcctggccGGGATTGGTGAAGTCTTGGGCAAGAAGCTGGAGGAAAGGGGCTTTGACAAG GCCTATGTGGTCCTTGGCCAGTTTCTGGTGCTAAAGAAAGATGAAGATCTCTTCCGGGAATGGCTGAAGGACACATGTGGTGCCAATGCCAAGCAGTCCCGGGACTGCTTCGGGTGCCTTCGAGAGTGGTGCGACGCCTTCTTGTGA